The DNA window CATCGGCCGACTGGCCGAGGAGATCGTCGGCAAGTACGGCAACCCCGCCGACTCGGATACCTCCGACCTGCTCAACTGGCTGGACTCCCAAACCAAGCGCAACCTCGTCATCACCTTCGGTGGCGGTGTCAACGAAGTCATGCGCGAGATGATCGCGGCGGCCGGCCTCAAGGTGCCGAGGGTGCCTCGATGACCGATATCAAGGAAGCGGTCGCGGAGATCACCGCCACCGTTGTCGCTGCGCCGCGCGATGCCCGGGATCCCGTGAACCAGCCGACGATCAACAACTGGGTCGAGGCGCTCGGCGACCGCAATCCGATCTACGTCGACGAGGTCGCCGCTCGCGCGGCGGGACACCCGGGGATTGTTGCGCCGCCGGCCATGATTCAGGTGTGGACGATGTTCGGCCTGGGCGGGGAACGCCCGACCGACGACCCCATGGGCCCGATCATGCAGCTGTTCGACGAGGCCGGTTACATCGGGGTGGTCGCGACCAACTGCGAACAGACCTACCACCGGTACCTGCGTCCTGGCGAGCAGGTCACCGTCTACTCCGAGATGCGCGACGTGGTCGGCCCCAAGCAGACTGGACTCGGTGAGGGCTGGTTCATCAACCAGCACATCACCTGGCGGGTCGGTGACGAGGATGTCGCCGAGATGGCCTGGCGCATCCTGAAATTCAGGCCCCGCGAGGATTCCGGCGCCGTCGGCTCCGTCCCGCAGGACCTGGACGCCGACGCCATGATGCGCCCGGCGGTGTCGCGCGACACCGCCTTTTTCTGGGAGGGCGTCAAGGCGCACGAGCTACGCATCCAGCGTCTTGCCGATGGCACCCTGCGGCATCCGCCGGTGCCGGCGGTGTGGCAGGACAAGGCCGAGCCCATCGACTACGCGGTGGCCAGTGGTCGCGGCACGGTGTTCAGCTACGTGGTGCACCACGCGCCGAAGGTGCCCGGACGCACGCTGCCGTTCGTGATCGCACTGATCGAACTGGAAGAGGGCGTTCGGATGCTCGGTGAGCTGCGCAACGTCGACCACGCCGAGATCAAGATCGGAATGCCGGTGCGCGCAACCTATATCGACTTCCCGGCCGGCGAGTCCGGCCCGGAATGGAGCCTCTACGCCTGGGAGCCTCTGGGAGATCAAGCATGAGCGCACCCGTTGTCGAAGTGGGCACCACCCTGCCCGAGCTCAAGCTGCACGGTACGCCGACGTTCATCATCTCAAC is part of the Mycobacterium mantenii genome and encodes:
- a CDS encoding bifunctional MaoC family dehydratase N-terminal/OB-fold nucleic acid binding domain-containing protein translates to MTDIKEAVAEITATVVAAPRDARDPVNQPTINNWVEALGDRNPIYVDEVAARAAGHPGIVAPPAMIQVWTMFGLGGERPTDDPMGPIMQLFDEAGYIGVVATNCEQTYHRYLRPGEQVTVYSEMRDVVGPKQTGLGEGWFINQHITWRVGDEDVAEMAWRILKFRPREDSGAVGSVPQDLDADAMMRPAVSRDTAFFWEGVKAHELRIQRLADGTLRHPPVPAVWQDKAEPIDYAVASGRGTVFSYVVHHAPKVPGRTLPFVIALIELEEGVRMLGELRNVDHAEIKIGMPVRATYIDFPAGESGPEWSLYAWEPLGDQA